In Arthrobacter citreus, a single genomic region encodes these proteins:
- a CDS encoding S8 family serine peptidase: MGKNILGKKFVKGFSVLALSSSFILGSLSHVTISSKAATYSKIDNKLANLSPAERAALHQLSTSNETGLQVNPDIDLDAATETSVIVEFNNKPAKVAQLESTLNGKQLTKTEATSLVDQDHTTFSKDLGRVLTEDNNNKVKYKVNRSYKHAFNGVSMSLPANQIKNLLKSKAVKAVWSNEEVHAEVDTTQEEMQSGGSSNQSTLSFLGVDKLHQEGITGKGVKVGVIDTGIDYHHPDLKDVYKGGYDFIDNDNDPMETTYEDWKKSGFAEFFWATGASYYTEHGTHVAGIIAGQGKNDGDIKMEGIAPDVELHAYRVLGQYGSGTDSTVLAGIDQAVADGMDVINLSLGAGINNPLYTTSIAINQAVLSGVTAVIAAGNSGNDLYTLGSPGTAALALTVGASNEPNIVHTYKSVLQSGTDSISTDLQEMAKGYSDHVDQLKGQSYSIIGVGYGAQSDYKNKDLKGKIALISRGNNITLGDKVKFAKQNGAAAALLFNDNPDEGLIPAYLGDGLDYIPTFTLTNTQGLALKSKVNSTSTITFNELGEIQTKADELADFSSRGPARITYDIKPEVTAPGVGVFSTVPAYMINKNTPNDYQYAYERLSGTSMATPNVTGMAALLLQAKPNLQPSDVKAILMNTASPLSKDYSVFETGAGRGNIYKAVHSSIEMKVQNETPILKNGKEKNIKDETGALSFGSVNLSEDVNEERKVIVKNTGIETKTFDVAVHYQTGLRESKDAEKNGVKVLIEPTIKLPANSQKNTKASIFIPKTAEKGNYEGYIVYTNQNDPNETYRIPFAVHTVEEGIGVFETSSLGLSEDRYRDAYSSPNTIKTISAQVQMKSNVRNIDFILEDGKTNQEIGYLGTVNGFSLNEGDLVNLNLVNGTYYPFDSTLPSGISSTSVVLDEGFYKIKMLATSDTGKQFIEYRNLVVDNRKPKYTFDVPVGDIIEYEEGQKSVTITGSVFDQDIEDYKAAGMKIDQSANKVYDTAQGEIPFEIPVNTDGTFKYEVPIGSGAKLVNLVVTDSAGNGSIIPKTIKIVKKGTPYLTTIVDKNTAKPDDIVKAKIVIKNATDFKKGTVNLSVASDFLSIENIALHPDSSKLGEVKFTKTANSITVETTDNNTQTLNGDIPLAEVTYKVKDYNFDIRPDSSLVYVSSTYVNRSGKTTSLITNSPYVDLIPTYSKMKSVLYAEGLLTSSGAFDSKRDYSLVGVDVSIQDTIGNKYDQIFTKFGKIEALHLSLTNKPLQLSVKVPGHFRSLYNFKIGMQNDQGEMSGQFLKINLPKLIGGDVNGDDVIDIMDALYIQTYWGTNKRSADINVDGKVDAKDLAFVEKNYLMQNPSVQTAQKPKSKYKTKTLEIVKSELGL, from the coding sequence ATGGGGAAAAACATTTTAGGAAAAAAGTTTGTCAAAGGCTTTTCTGTGTTAGCATTGTCGTCGAGCTTTATTCTTGGGTCCTTGAGTCATGTAACAATTTCATCAAAAGCTGCAACATACTCGAAAATAGATAATAAGCTTGCTAATCTATCACCAGCCGAGAGGGCGGCACTACATCAGCTTTCAACGAGTAATGAGACTGGGCTTCAAGTTAATCCTGATATTGATTTAGATGCCGCAACCGAAACGAGCGTAATTGTTGAGTTTAATAATAAACCGGCAAAAGTCGCTCAGCTCGAATCAACTTTAAATGGCAAACAGTTAACAAAGACTGAAGCGACTAGCTTAGTTGATCAAGATCATACAACTTTTTCAAAGGATTTAGGAAGGGTATTAACAGAAGACAATAATAATAAAGTTAAATATAAAGTAAATCGATCTTATAAACATGCGTTTAATGGTGTTTCGATGAGTTTACCAGCAAATCAAATTAAAAACTTACTAAAATCGAAAGCTGTTAAAGCAGTTTGGAGTAATGAAGAAGTTCATGCTGAGGTTGATACAACACAAGAAGAAATGCAATCTGGAGGATCGAGCAATCAATCAACCCTTTCTTTTCTAGGAGTAGACAAACTTCATCAAGAAGGAATTACTGGAAAAGGAGTTAAAGTAGGGGTCATTGATACAGGAATAGACTATCATCATCCAGATTTAAAAGATGTTTATAAAGGTGGCTACGATTTTATCGATAATGATAATGATCCGATGGAAACTACATATGAAGATTGGAAAAAGTCTGGTTTTGCCGAATTTTTCTGGGCAACAGGAGCGTCTTATTATACTGAACATGGAACTCATGTTGCTGGAATTATCGCTGGACAAGGAAAAAATGACGGTGATATTAAAATGGAAGGGATTGCCCCTGATGTCGAGCTACATGCTTATCGAGTATTAGGACAATACGGTTCTGGTACAGATTCTACTGTTTTGGCTGGGATTGATCAAGCAGTAGCAGATGGAATGGATGTCATTAATTTATCCTTAGGTGCAGGAATTAATAATCCTCTTTATACAACAAGTATAGCAATCAATCAAGCTGTACTAAGCGGAGTTACAGCTGTAATCGCAGCTGGAAACAGCGGAAATGATTTATATACTTTAGGTTCTCCGGGTACAGCTGCACTTGCTTTAACTGTAGGTGCAAGTAATGAACCAAATATTGTACATACATATAAGAGTGTACTTCAATCAGGTACTGATTCAATATCAACTGACTTACAAGAAATGGCAAAAGGATATTCAGATCATGTAGATCAATTGAAGGGTCAATCTTATTCAATAATTGGTGTAGGTTATGGCGCACAGTCGGATTATAAGAATAAAGATCTAAAGGGGAAAATTGCATTAATTAGTCGTGGGAACAATATTACATTAGGTGATAAAGTAAAATTTGCAAAACAAAATGGTGCAGCAGCAGCTTTACTTTTTAATGATAATCCTGATGAGGGATTAATACCTGCCTACTTAGGCGATGGTTTAGACTATATTCCAACATTCACCTTAACGAATACCCAAGGATTAGCATTGAAATCAAAGGTCAATTCAACAAGCACAATTACATTTAATGAACTTGGAGAAATTCAAACTAAAGCAGACGAGTTAGCGGATTTTAGCTCCCGTGGACCAGCACGTATTACATACGATATAAAACCAGAAGTTACAGCTCCAGGAGTAGGCGTATTCTCTACAGTTCCAGCTTATATGATCAATAAAAATACGCCAAATGATTATCAATACGCATACGAACGTCTTTCAGGTACATCGATGGCAACACCAAATGTTACGGGCATGGCTGCACTTTTACTCCAAGCTAAACCAAACTTACAACCAAGTGATGTTAAGGCGATACTAATGAATACAGCGAGTCCTTTAAGTAAGGATTATAGTGTATTTGAAACAGGGGCAGGCCGAGGGAATATTTATAAAGCAGTTCATTCATCGATTGAAATGAAAGTTCAAAATGAAACACCTATTTTAAAAAATGGCAAAGAAAAAAACATTAAAGATGAAACAGGTGCGCTGAGTTTTGGTTCAGTCAATCTAAGTGAGGACGTGAATGAAGAGCGTAAAGTTATCGTTAAAAATACTGGTATTGAAACAAAAACCTTTGATGTAGCAGTTCACTATCAAACAGGCTTACGTGAATCTAAAGATGCTGAGAAAAACGGAGTAAAAGTTTTAATTGAACCAACTATTAAACTACCTGCAAATTCACAAAAAAATACGAAAGCTTCCATTTTTATACCGAAAACAGCAGAAAAAGGTAACTATGAGGGGTATATTGTTTATACGAATCAGAATGATCCTAACGAAACATATAGAATTCCTTTTGCAGTGCATACTGTTGAAGAAGGAATAGGGGTTTTTGAAACATCATCACTAGGTTTATCAGAGGACCGTTATAGAGATGCATATTCAAGTCCGAACACGATTAAGACGATATCCGCACAAGTTCAAATGAAATCAAATGTTAGAAATATTGATTTCATTTTAGAAGATGGAAAGACGAATCAAGAAATAGGTTATCTTGGAACAGTGAATGGTTTTAGCTTAAATGAAGGTGATTTAGTCAATCTGAATCTCGTTAATGGTACGTATTATCCATTTGATAGTACATTACCGAGCGGAATAAGTTCTACAAGTGTCGTATTGGATGAAGGCTTTTATAAAATTAAAATGCTTGCAACATCTGATACTGGTAAACAATTCATAGAATATCGTAATTTAGTAGTTGATAACAGGAAGCCTAAATATACATTTGATGTGCCAGTAGGGGATATCATTGAATATGAGGAAGGGCAAAAATCAGTTACAATAACTGGCTCCGTATTTGATCAAGATATTGAAGATTATAAAGCGGCAGGTATGAAAATTGATCAATCAGCTAATAAGGTCTACGATACAGCACAAGGGGAAATTCCTTTTGAAATTCCAGTTAATACGGACGGTACATTTAAATATGAAGTACCGATTGGTTCGGGGGCAAAGCTTGTTAACCTAGTTGTAACCGATTCTGCAGGAAACGGAAGTATCATACCTAAAACAATTAAAATCGTAAAAAAAGGTACACCATATTTGACTACAATCGTTGATAAAAATACTGCGAAACCTGATGATATTGTGAAAGCAAAAATCGTCATAAAAAACGCTACTGATTTTAAAAAGGGTACAGTCAACTTAAGCGTTGCTTCAGACTTTTTATCGATTGAAAACATTGCCCTTCACCCAGATTCTAGTAAACTTGGAGAAGTTAAATTTACTAAAACAGCAAATAGTATAACCGTAGAAACTACTGATAATAATACGCAAACTTTAAATGGAGATATCCCATTAGCAGAAGTTACGTATAAAGTAAAAGATTATAATTTTGATATTAGACCTGACAGTAGTCTCGTATATGTGTCAAGCACCTATGTAAATAGATCAGGAAAAACGACGTCACTTATTACAAATTCACCTTATGTTGATTTAATCCCAACGTATTCTAAAATGAAATCTGTCTTATATGCGGAAGGCTTATTAACTAGTAGTGGTGCATTTGATAGTAAAAGAGATTATAGCTTAGTGGGGGTTGATGTTTCAATCCAAGATACTATTGGAAATAAGTATGATCAAATCTTTACTAAGTTTGGTAAAATTGAAGCGCTACACTTGTCTCTAACTAACAAACCGCTCCAATTATCAGTAAAAGTGCCAGGACATTTTAGAAGTCTATATAACTTCAAAATTGGAATGCAAAATGATCAAGGGGAAATGAGCGGTCAATTTTTAAAAATCAATCTTCCTAAATTGATTGGTGGAGACGTAAATGGTGACGATGTAATTGATATAATGGATGCGCTATACATCCAAACATATTGGGGAACAAACAAACGAAGTGCGGATATAAATGTAGATGGTAAAGTAGATGCTAAAGATCTTGCATTCGTTGAAAAGAACTATTTAATGCAAAATCCATCAGTACAAACTGCACAAAAACCAAAAAGTAAATATAAAACAAAAACATTAGAGATTGTAAAAAGTGAGCTAGGTTTATAA
- a CDS encoding peptidase M4 family protein: protein MNKKVLAVGLSVGLAASSLSVTNTYAAPKNVLSKYKYNKSVGSPEFVSGQLTKPSVKSPLSVVHNYVNANKDKFKLGSKSSEKSFIVQSTKKDSYGTNLRLQQVYNGVPVWGSTQTAVVGDNGSLNVFSGTVIPNLDTKKGLKLAKKVNAFKSIKIAVADLGYTPIYEKDPTADLVVYTNGNDATYAYHVNLNFLSPKPGNYNYFIDASTGKILNSYNSIDTMDSIHAASKTVGASVAKPSITGTNVTATGKGVLGDTKTLNMTQSGSTYYLQDNTRGSGIFTYNANSRTTLPGTLWTSTDTLLNSTTEAAAVDAHYYAGKTYDYYKTVFGRNSYDGNGAALKSSVHYSRSYNNAFWNGSQMVYGDGDGTTFTYLSGGLDVVAHELTHAVTERSSNLIYQNESGALNEAISDIFGTVIEFYNNNNPDYEIGEDIYTPKIAGDSLRSMSDPTKYGDPDNYSKRYVGTADNGGVHTNSGIINKAAYLISAGGTHYGVSVSGIGIDKLAKIFYRANTVYLTSSATFSQARAAAVQSAADLYGASSAEVTTVNKAFDAVGVK, encoded by the coding sequence GTGAACAAGAAAGTTTTAGCGGTTGGATTATCTGTAGGTTTGGCAGCAAGTAGTTTATCGGTGACTAATACATACGCTGCACCAAAAAATGTATTATCGAAATACAAGTACAACAAATCAGTAGGATCACCTGAGTTTGTTTCAGGTCAGTTGACTAAGCCATCAGTTAAGAGCCCTTTAAGCGTTGTCCACAACTATGTCAATGCTAACAAAGATAAATTCAAGCTTGGATCTAAGTCATCTGAAAAATCATTTATCGTTCAATCAACTAAAAAAGATTCGTATGGTACTAATCTTCGACTACAACAAGTTTACAATGGTGTTCCTGTATGGGGTTCTACTCAAACTGCAGTAGTTGGAGACAATGGATCTCTAAACGTTTTCTCTGGTACAGTTATTCCAAACCTAGATACTAAAAAAGGACTAAAATTAGCTAAAAAAGTTAACGCATTTAAATCAATCAAAATCGCAGTCGCAGACCTCGGATACACTCCTATATATGAAAAAGACCCTACAGCTGATCTAGTAGTTTATACAAATGGTAATGATGCTACGTATGCATATCATGTAAACTTAAACTTCCTATCTCCTAAACCTGGTAACTATAATTATTTCATTGATGCATCAACAGGCAAAATCTTAAATAGCTATAATAGTATTGATACAATGGATAGCATCCATGCTGCTAGTAAAACTGTTGGAGCATCAGTTGCTAAACCATCAATTACTGGTACAAATGTCACTGCAACAGGAAAAGGTGTTCTTGGTGATACAAAAACACTAAATATGACTCAATCTGGTTCAACTTATTATTTACAAGATAATACAAGAGGCAGTGGTATTTTCACATATAATGCAAATTCTCGTACTACTCTACCTGGTACACTTTGGACAAGCACTGACACACTACTAAATAGTACAACTGAAGCTGCAGCAGTTGATGCTCATTATTATGCTGGAAAAACATACGACTATTATAAAACTGTTTTTGGACGTAATTCTTATGATGGTAATGGTGCTGCTTTAAAATCAAGTGTCCATTATAGCCGTAGTTATAACAATGCGTTTTGGAACGGTTCCCAAATGGTGTATGGTGATGGTGATGGAACAACATTCACTTATCTTTCAGGCGGACTTGATGTAGTAGCGCATGAATTAACTCACGCAGTTACGGAAAGAAGTTCAAACCTAATCTATCAAAATGAATCTGGTGCATTAAATGAAGCTATTTCAGATATTTTTGGAACTGTAATTGAGTTCTATAATAATAACAATCCAGATTACGAGATTGGTGAAGATATTTATACTCCAAAAATTGCTGGCGATTCACTTCGTTCTATGAGTGACCCAACTAAATATGGTGATCCAGATAACTATTCAAAACGTTATGTAGGAACTGCTGATAACGGTGGCGTTCATACAAATAGCGGTATCATCAATAAAGCAGCTTACTTAATTTCAGCAGGTGGAACTCATTATGGTGTATCTGTTTCAGGCATCGGTATTGATAAACTAGCTAAAATTTTCTATCGTGCAAATACAGTTTACTTAACTTCTTCTGCAACGTTTAGCCAAGCTCGTGCAGCAGCTGTACAATCTGCAGCAGACCTTTACGGTGCAAGCTCTGCTGAAGTAACAACAGTAAATAAAGCATTTGATGCGGTTGGCGTAAAATAA
- a CDS encoding Ger(x)C family spore germination protein: MKSLKIATISVFILILLTGCKETINIEDITMGLIFGIDTNNPQQKKLQIFMSSPVFSEEAKEKNEQIMVDASSIREARTLFDSKVNGVTTAGKLQALLVGTKLTEQKNWTSILDFLYREPKLRQNADLVFFDGNVSELLKLKEEDKPRLSIFIPQLIETADFRNVTLRTSLRMFHQMSYEKGITPYLPKMSIKDEELEVSGIVLLDKNFFVKQTLSIEETQLFSLLQGKLKGQLGIMAPIKEVRDKNQLFNIQRASYSIRKIKRKVDCNFNHNQFDFEISYKIPVTVSQSPIKLNNKTVGRLRKEIESTLEKDLNGLVHKFQANEVDPLGLGILASSYQHEHWKKVKSNWPKDFKNSKIHVKAKIIIVDKGLTM, translated from the coding sequence ATGAAAAGTTTAAAAATCGCTACGATTAGTGTTTTTATTTTAATTCTTTTAACAGGCTGTAAAGAAACAATAAATATTGAAGATATTACAATGGGATTAATATTTGGAATTGACACAAATAATCCACAACAAAAAAAACTCCAAATTTTTATGTCTAGTCCCGTTTTTAGTGAAGAAGCAAAAGAAAAAAATGAACAAATTATGGTTGATGCTTCAAGCATTCGAGAAGCCCGCACTTTATTTGATTCGAAAGTAAATGGTGTTACAACTGCAGGCAAGTTGCAAGCTTTATTAGTCGGAACTAAATTAACCGAACAAAAGAATTGGACGTCTATCTTAGATTTTTTATATCGAGAACCGAAACTAAGACAAAATGCAGACCTTGTTTTTTTTGATGGCAATGTTTCTGAGCTACTCAAATTAAAAGAAGAAGATAAACCAAGATTATCAATTTTTATTCCGCAACTAATTGAAACAGCTGATTTTCGAAATGTAACACTTCGTACTTCGCTTAGAATGTTTCATCAGATGTCATATGAAAAAGGAATAACACCCTATTTACCTAAAATGTCGATTAAAGATGAAGAACTTGAAGTTAGCGGAATTGTCTTATTAGACAAAAATTTTTTCGTTAAACAAACACTATCCATTGAAGAAACACAGTTATTTAGCTTGCTTCAAGGAAAATTAAAAGGTCAATTAGGCATTATGGCTCCTATTAAGGAAGTAAGGGATAAAAATCAATTGTTTAACATTCAGAGAGCTAGCTATTCTATACGAAAAATTAAAAGAAAAGTAGACTGTAATTTCAATCATAACCAATTCGATTTTGAGATTTCTTACAAAATACCCGTAACGGTTTCACAATCGCCAATTAAATTAAATAACAAAACAGTCGGCCGATTAAGAAAAGAAATCGAATCAACTTTAGAGAAAGATTTAAATGGCTTAGTCCATAAATTTCAAGCAAATGAAGTCGATCCTTTAGGCTTAGGAATTTTAGCGAGTTCATACCAACATGAACATTGGAAAAAAGTAAAATCCAACTGGCCCAAAGATTTTAAAAACTCAAAAATACATGTGAAAGCAAAAATAATAATTGTCGATAAAGGATTAACTATGTAG
- a CDS encoding GerAB/ArcD/ProY family transporter has protein sequence MRHISPKITYVQFVLLIFGVQVGIGVISLPRILENKAGTSGWISLLFGGLISFLISVAMVKLREKDPSCSFNMYFTHCFGKVIGTLFSLFFTVYCLGIGFVILLRSILFIQSYILPDASLFILLVLFLIPTYQFVTGGIQILGKYIEIIFPIIIFFLIMLLFTLKQSNIHFILPLIKDGWLPIFKAIPATISSFLGIEIIFIIYPYLDQKEKALKGVLVANSLTTFVYVYVSIICFVIYSPDEISVIFEPVLDILSVIEFQYVERLDFILFSLFLIVISKTWIMYLWIGVTNLAEMSQHKRVDYLFIGLSCVFLCLTNFFIPTFKQNDQDIQFLSIYGVILILVMLVFIWIRSFWNKVIR, from the coding sequence ATGAGACATATTTCACCTAAAATTACATATGTTCAATTTGTATTATTAATATTCGGTGTACAAGTTGGGATTGGTGTCATTTCTTTGCCAAGAATATTAGAAAATAAAGCTGGAACGAGTGGTTGGATTTCCCTTTTGTTTGGGGGATTAATCTCTTTTCTTATTAGTGTTGCAATGGTGAAACTAAGAGAAAAAGACCCTTCTTGTTCATTTAATATGTATTTTACACATTGCTTTGGCAAGGTAATTGGGACATTATTTTCTCTTTTCTTTACTGTTTACTGTCTTGGAATTGGGTTCGTCATTTTATTACGTTCCATTTTATTTATTCAATCATACATTCTCCCTGATGCTTCACTCTTTATTTTGTTAGTATTGTTTTTAATTCCGACATATCAGTTCGTGACAGGTGGTATCCAAATACTTGGAAAGTATATTGAAATTATTTTTCCAATCATTATCTTTTTTTTAATTATGCTTCTCTTCACATTAAAACAAAGTAATATTCATTTTATTTTACCTTTAATAAAGGATGGATGGTTACCGATTTTTAAAGCCATTCCTGCAACGATTAGTTCCTTTTTAGGGATTGAAATAATCTTTATTATTTATCCATATTTAGATCAAAAAGAAAAGGCTTTAAAAGGTGTTTTAGTCGCGAATAGTCTTACTACATTTGTTTACGTGTACGTTTCAATTATTTGTTTTGTAATTTATAGCCCAGATGAAATCAGCGTAATTTTTGAACCAGTTTTAGATATTTTAAGTGTGATCGAATTCCAATATGTTGAAAGATTAGATTTCATTCTTTTTTCATTGTTTCTAATAGTCATTTCTAAAACATGGATTATGTACTTATGGATTGGTGTAACAAATTTAGCAGAAATGTCTCAACATAAACGAGTCGATTATTTGTTTATCGGATTATCCTGTGTATTTCTATGTTTAACTAATTTTTTCATTCCAACATTTAAGCAAAATGATCAAGATATACAATTTTTATCTATATATGGCGTAATTCTCATATTAGTTATGCTAGTTTTCATTTGGATTCGCTCATTTTGGAATAAGGTGATTAGATGA
- a CDS encoding spore germination protein, whose translation MKKTMKHSFTIHPEGDLDSNIELFQTLFPSSDLVNKNVLFGEKKGVIVYFNSLVNEDKIEQFTTNILEYKDGLFQFLYSHTIAAKKVEDIEKSILEGKCVCLIAGEPNAFLYSVEEFPKRSYSPPSIDNSIKGSKIAFVESTQANLSLLRRYLETKDLLFKEVKIGKEIKTNVTLAYLDGVAKPETVEEIESKLNAITVDSLLNANQLALILEKYPFSLFPQIITTERADIASQSIEKGKVVILLDRSSEVIILPGSFISFFKSIDDSSTRPVIAYFNISLRTIALFITLYLPGIYISVVSFNYDVVPLKLILSIGESRAKVPFDPLVEAIIMELTLEMLREAAIRLPTPISTTVGVVGGIVIGQAAVSAGIVSNIMVIVVALTAISSFIIPNYDMASSLRILRFPIMIMASIFGIIGIIASTMIIIAHGLKLSSYNESYSQPFSPFSLKKLKQKYQNSALSVLWNHQLTNQKKRK comes from the coding sequence TTGAAAAAAACAATGAAACATTCGTTCACTATTCATCCAGAAGGTGACCTAGATTCAAATATCGAATTATTTCAAACTTTGTTCCCCAGCTCGGATTTAGTGAATAAAAATGTTTTATTTGGAGAGAAAAAAGGTGTCATTGTTTATTTTAATAGCTTAGTAAATGAAGATAAAATAGAGCAGTTTACAACGAACATTCTCGAATATAAAGATGGATTATTTCAATTTCTGTACAGTCATACAATTGCAGCTAAAAAAGTCGAGGATATAGAAAAGTCGATACTAGAGGGGAAATGTGTGTGTCTTATTGCTGGAGAACCTAATGCATTTCTATATTCTGTTGAAGAATTTCCTAAACGTTCTTATTCTCCACCTAGTATTGATAATTCTATCAAAGGTTCAAAAATTGCATTTGTCGAGTCAACACAAGCTAATTTGTCGTTACTACGTCGTTATCTTGAAACGAAAGATTTACTTTTTAAAGAAGTTAAAATTGGAAAAGAAATTAAAACAAATGTAACGCTAGCTTACTTAGATGGTGTCGCTAAACCTGAAACAGTTGAAGAGATCGAATCAAAGCTTAATGCTATAACGGTTGACTCTTTACTCAACGCCAATCAATTAGCTTTAATTTTAGAAAAATATCCTTTTTCTCTCTTTCCACAAATTATCACAACTGAACGAGCTGATATTGCATCACAGTCTATTGAAAAAGGAAAAGTTGTTATTTTATTAGATCGTTCATCAGAAGTCATTATCTTACCAGGATCTTTTATTTCTTTTTTTAAAAGTATTGATGACTCATCAACAAGACCTGTCATTGCATATTTTAATATATCTTTGCGAACAATCGCTCTATTTATTACTCTGTATTTACCAGGGATATATATTTCAGTTGTCTCGTTTAATTATGATGTTGTCCCATTAAAATTAATTTTATCAATCGGAGAATCACGTGCAAAAGTTCCCTTCGATCCACTTGTTGAAGCAATTATTATGGAACTAACACTTGAAATGTTGAGGGAAGCAGCAATACGACTTCCAACCCCAATCAGTACAACTGTAGGAGTTGTAGGTGGAATTGTTATTGGTCAAGCTGCTGTGTCAGCTGGTATCGTAAGCAACATCATGGTAATTGTCGTAGCTCTAACTGCCATTTCTTCTTTTATTATTCCAAATTATGACATGGCTTCAAGTTTACGCATATTACGTTTTCCTATTATGATTATGGCTTCTATATTCGGGATTATAGGAATCATTGCAAGTACTATGATTATAATTGCCCATGGTTTGAAATTATCTAGCTATAATGAATCTTATAGTCAGCCATTTTCTCCTTTTAGCTTAAAAAAATTAAAACAAAAATATCAAAATAGTGCTCTATCCGTTCTTTGGAATCATCAACTAACGAATCAAAAAAAGAGGAAATGA